In Spirochaetaceae bacterium, a single genomic region encodes these proteins:
- a CDS encoding 5'-methylthioadenosine/adenosylhomocysteine nucleosidase, which yields MKILTIAAMEIEQQLLLEQMTAKKEITLANHIILTEGLLDGKAFSLLLCGIGKVNAALSCALAINQTKPDLVVNSGIAGGLLASQQLADIVISYQAAYHDVDVTAFGYSYGQLPKSPLIYEGDAKAAGFLQEAANSYGYRANVGLVVSGDQFVNNTTQVKTILNHFPAAEAVEMEAAAIAHSCTNLNTPFVIIRSLSDKADSNAKHDYGRFAKEASERSAKLVRTLVNR from the coding sequence TTGAAGATATTAACGATAGCGGCTATGGAAATAGAGCAGCAATTATTATTAGAGCAAATGACGGCTAAAAAAGAAATTACCTTAGCCAATCATATTATTTTAACAGAAGGTTTACTAGATGGCAAGGCTTTTAGCTTATTACTGTGCGGTATAGGTAAAGTTAACGCCGCTCTTAGCTGTGCCTTAGCCATAAACCAGACCAAGCCCGATTTAGTAGTAAATAGCGGCATAGCCGGCGGCTTATTGGCTAGCCAACAGCTGGCCGATATTGTAATAAGTTACCAAGCGGCTTACCACGATGTAGATGTAACGGCTTTTGGCTATAGCTATGGCCAACTACCTAAAAGCCCCCTTATTTACGAAGGAGATGCTAAAGCCGCCGGTTTTTTACAAGAGGCTGCAAATAGTTATGGCTACCGGGCTAATGTGGGCTTAGTTGTAAGCGGCGACCAATTTGTTAATAATACCACTCAGGTTAAGACTATTTTAAACCATTTCCCGGCCGCCGAAGCCGTAGAGATGGAAGCCGCCGCTATTGCCCATAGCTGTACCAACTTAAATACTCCCTTTGTTATTATAAGAAGCTTAAGCGATAAAGCCGACAGCAACGCTAAGCACGATTACGGCCGTTTTGCCAAAGAAGCCAGCGAACGCAGCGCTAAGTTGGTACGCACCTTAGTAAACCGCTAA